A window from Salvia miltiorrhiza cultivar Shanhuang (shh) chromosome 2, IMPLAD_Smil_shh, whole genome shotgun sequence encodes these proteins:
- the LOC131012602 gene encoding uncharacterized protein LOC131012602: protein MLLLSLLSEIGGQNACWRNAAAVSSSEVAANYRCCFAGVAAWSCCSSFGGQWLIGGAPPSAAAVDSKSPAAASPGAAVAVSRRAPTVHYPLNPFNRFSIGQGKEELRKKLERIRSILPLESCSNYDNFLKLLMRKERRIWWVI from the exons ATGTtgctgttgtcgctgctgtctGAGATCGGTGGTCAAAACGCCTGCTGGAGGAACGCCGCCGCCGTTAGCTCGTCCGAAGTCGCCGCCAACTACCgctgctgtttcgccggagtcgcggcctggagcTGCTGCAGCTCGTTCGGTGGTCAGTGGCTCattggaggagcgccgccgtcggccgctgctgttgacagcaagagcccggcagccgcctctcccggagccgccgtcgccgtgagtcgcagagctccgacagtccaCTACCCTCTCAATCCATTTAATCGATTCTCAATCGGACAAGGCAAG GAGGAACTTAGGAAGAAACTGGAGAGGATCAGGTCAATCTTACCTCTCGAATCTTGCAGCAATTATGACAACTTCCTCAAGCTGTTGATGCGTAAAGAGAGAAGGATTTGGTGGGTGATATAA